The following is a genomic window from Streptosporangiales bacterium.
GTCCGCGGGGGAGTCTCGAGGAGCGCACCAGGCAGGCGTTCGCGCAGGCTCCGCTCGCGGCGCAGTGGGCGTACCGGTTCGTGCGGGGGATCCGCAGGTCACCGAGGGCGTTCCGCCGGTACGCCGCGCCGTCGATCGTCCACTCCGCCGTGGAGGGCATCGCCAGGGCGTGCGTCCCCGACGCCGACGAGCGGCTCTACACGCTGCTGGTCGGCGCGATCGGCGAGTGCGAGACGATCGTCCGTGGCGAGCCGCGCGAGCCGGCCGACCGTGAGCCCGCGCTCGTGGGCCCGCCGGAGGAGCGTCCGCATCGTCACTCGCCGCGAGGGGCGGCACTCGGCGTCTGGTGACGTCCACCCGGTGACCACGTGACACTCGACTACCTGCTAGCTTTAGTACGGTGTCACGAGTTCGGGCAGGTTCCGCCGCCACCGCAGTCGAGGTCCCAGCCGGCCTCGTCGACGCGGCCATCGACGCCGCGCGCAGGCGTGGCGCCGACGTCGCCGACGTCCCGCTGACCGCGCTCGCCGAGGCGGCCGGCATCTCACGGAGCACCCTGCTCCGCAGGCTCGGCGGCTCGCGGCGGACGCTCGACGACGCCGTCCGCGCGGCCGGCGTCGACCCGGGTGGCCGACCACCCGTCCGCACCCGCGCCGTCGACGCGGGCGCACGGTTGATCAGCGCCCACGGTCTCGGCGGCGCCACGCTCGAGTCGGTGGCCGAGGCCGCCGAGTGCTCGCTGCACGGTCTGTACGTCACGTTCGGCGGGCGCGACGGGCTGCTCACCGCGATCTACGAGCGCTACAGCCCGATCCTCGATCTCGAGGTCCTCACCGGTGATCCCGAAGCCGCCCTCGACGCCACCGTGCGCGACATCTACCGGGTGATCGTCAGGGCGTTCAGCCAGGAACCGCGGGTGATGCCCGCCCTGCTGGCCGACCTGTTCGGCCGGCCCGGCGGACCCGCGGGACGCGTCTTCGACCAGTACTTCCCCCGCATGCTCGGCAGCGTCGGCGGCTGGCTGGAGGCCGAGGTGCGGGCGGGCCGGGTGCGCCCGCTGCCGCTGCCGTTGCTGATCCAGCAACTGATCGGCCCGATCGCGGTGCACATGGTCTTCCGCCCCGTCCTCGAACCACAGCTGTGGCCCGACCTGCCCGACGTCGACGACGCCTGCAAGGTGTTCGCCGAGACGTTCCTGCGCGCGGTAGCTGTCTAGGCAGCGGGCCGGACGGGTCAGGACTGCTGCCGGGACGACTCGTAGGCCAGCGCACCCGCGGCGAGGTCCTCGATCGCGGTGCCGACGGACTTGAACAGGGTGATCTCCGACGCGTAGGCCCGACCGGCATGCCTGCCCGCGGTGAGGTCGTGGAGCGTGGCCGCGATCTGGTCCCGGGAGAGCGCGCCGGACGCGAGCGGCTCGATGAGGTCGCCGCTCTCGGCGAGCGCGTCGTCGGTGTCGACGAACACCGTGGCGCGGTGCAGCGCCGTGTCGTCGGTCTCGCGCAGGTAAGGAGCGAAGCTGCCGATGAGGTCGAGGTGGACTCCCGGGTCGAGCCAGTCACCGCGGACGAGAGGCTCGGCCGCGAGCGTCGCGCACGACACGACGTCGACCGCGTGCACCGCGGCCTCGAGGTCGTCGGCGCGCTCGGCGTCGAAGCCGTCCGCGCGCAGGTCGTCGGCGAGCGCGTCGGCGCGGGCCACGGTCCGGTTCCATACCAAGACCCGCTCGATGGGGCGTACCGCGCGGTAGGCATGCGGCACGACCCGCGCGACCTGTCCCGCGCCCACGACGAGGAGCCGGCTCGCGTCCTCCCGTGCGAGGTACGACGCGGCCAGCGCGGACGCCGCCGCGGTCCTGCGGCGGGTGAGCTCCGCGCCGTCGATGACCGCGTACTGCTCGCCGGTGGTCGCGCTCGACAGCACGTAGACCGGTGACACGGCGGGCAGGTCGAGGTCGCCGTTGTGCGGGAAGACGTTGACGAGCTTGACGCCGATGTAGCGGTCGGACCAGGCGGGCATCAGGAGCAGCCTGGCATCGGTGCCCGGCGCGCCGGCGGTGTGCTGGTGGCGCAGCGGCGCCTTCACCTCGCGGGTGAACGCCTCGCGCAACGCGGGGACGAGAGCGTCGAACGTCAATAGGCGGGCGACCTCGTCGGCACCGAGAACACGCATCCGGTCACCGTACCGGCGTGTGGTCGCTGCGGCATTGGTAGGTTCGCGGCGCGGGGTCATGCGTCGTCACCTCGGGAGGTGACCAAGAGTGGACGCCCTCCTGGTCGTCGGGATCGTCCTGCTCGTCGTGGCAGTGCTCGGTGTCGCCGCCATCGTGGTGCTCACGGTCGTCGCCAGGCGACGCGGCGACGACGTCGAAGACGAGGGCATGGTCGAACCGTCGCTCGACGACACCTGCCTGGTCTGCGTCCGGCCGCTCGCGCCGACGGAGGAGGTGGCGGCGATGAACGAGAAGGCCGTGCTCGCATTCCTCGGCGAGCTGCCGGAGGAGCCGCCGTCGTACACCGATCCGGTCGGCAACGGCCGCTGGTTCGTCCACGTCGACTGCGCGGCCGACTTCCTGGACGCCCTCGACTCCGACTCGGACGACGATGCGGCGGAGCAGCGTCCCTAACGCGTTCGACTCACGCGTAGCTCACCGAACGACACACTCAGCGTGATCATTTGGGGTGAGCCCCCGTGCTGCCGTCGCCCCCGCGGGCGATCGGTCCCGTGTCGGCGGCTGGGTCGTCGTACCACTCGGCTTCTTCCAGCACCGTCTCGCCGTTGGCATCGACGTGGACGTCGTAGGACTGGATCTGCGGTCCGTTGGGTCCGTCCATCACCTGGTACGCGGTGACGACGACGCGGGTGCGGCCGTCGGTGTTCTGCTGGAACTCGGTGCGGTACGTGTACTTGTTGGCGTCGTCGAGGTCTTGGATGTCGCGAGCGCCCTCGAGGCCGTTGGTCACCATGTCGACGGCGCCACCTCCGGCCTCGGCTTGCTCCATCCGCTGCCGCTCACCGGGGGTCTGGCGCTGCTCCTCCCCGTAGTCCCCTCCCGGGGGCTTCGTCATCGACGGGTCGGCGTTGGGGTCCGTCAGGATGGGGCGGCCCTGGGAGTCGGTGGCAATGGCTGCGGTGGCGTCCGCGTTCACGGTGAACTGCGGTGACGGGCCGCCGGCGAGCTTGCCCAGGCCGACCGCGAACTTCGTGCCCAGCCCCACGCCTTCGCCGAAGGCCCCGAAGCCCATGTGGACGTCGATGGTCTGCCAGCCCTCGTCGGTGCCGCCGACGTCGTTCGCGCCGTCACCGTGACCGTAGGTCTCGCCGTCGACGGTCATATTCGGGGTCGCGATCGGGTACCAGCGGCCGTCCGGGCCCTTGATGAACCCGCCGCCGGTATAGGCGCACGCGAGTCCGCCGCCGAGCGCGGCGGTCCACTCCGCCAAGCTACCGGGCCGGGTGTTGCCCTCGATGGTCCACTCGTCGTCCCATTTGGGTGGGACGACGTCCGCGTTGGCGGCGAGGTACGGAACGCCGGCCGCGTCGAAGATGCCGGGAGTGGCGGCGGTGGTGAGCACCGGCAGCGGGTCGACCGTGAGCTCGCCGAGCCGCGACACCAGGGTGGCGTCAGCGGCGTCGAGCAGGCCGAGGATCTCCCTCAGCTCCGCCGCCCACTCCACGTCGGGGTTCGGCCCCGCACCCGTGAACGAGGTGGTGACCCAGCCGTCGTCGTGGACCGTGGCGTCGTTGGGCAACCGGCGCAGGAACTCCCCGTACCGCCTCTGGGCGTACCGAAGCCCCATCTCGAACGTGTCGAGCGCCGCCTCGAACTGCCGCAGCCGCAGCGCCGCGGTCTCCTGCGCCCGCTCGTGCACCCGTACCACGGTCGAGGCCTCCGGCTGGCCCGTGCCGTCCCAGATCTCCTTGCCGGTGATCGGGAGGAACACCGAGTCGCGGAAGTCGCCGCGGGCACGTTCGTACTCACCGGCGGCCTTGCCTGCGTGGCTGGTCGCCTCCTGGGCGGCGGTGATCGCCTGGTGTAGCTGGTCGAGCATCGTCACGGTCGCCATGTCACTGCGCTCCGGTCGACCAGGTGGTGCCGGAGGTGGGCATGTTCTCGACGATCTTGTTGAACGGCGCGTCCATGATGGAGGCCGACGTGCCGTCGGCGTTCGCGACAGCCGACGCGCTCGACTTGAGCTTGTTCCCGATCTCCCGTGTCGTGCCCGCGCACGACCGGGTGAAGTCGCGCCAGGTCACACCGATGCCGGCGAGTGCGGACGCCCCCTGGTAGCCGGTCAGTCCCATCGCGTCGGTCTCCAGCGCGGAGACCTGCCCGACCGCCGCGTCCACACCGTCCGCCGAGCCCCACGCCCCGTCGCCGCACGCCGACACGCCCCCGGTGTTCATCGTCACCGCTGACATCCGTTACCCCCTCGAATCGAACCCTCTGCGTACGAGGAGACCCGAGGGGGATAGCGGCGCGCTAGTCGCTCGCTAGCGCCGGTGTGAAGCGGGGGTCATCCGGCCTCCTTGACGGGGATCGTGCTGCCCTGATCCACGGAGTCGGTGCCGTACGACCCGGGCGGCTCGTTCCAGCGGGCCCTCTCCGTGACCACCTGGCCGTCGGCGCCGACGTGCGCGTCGTAGGGCACGGCGTACTGGCCGTCGGGGCCGTTGACCACCTGGTACGCGGTGAGGACGACGCGGGTGCGGCCGTCGGTGTTCTGCTGGAACTCCGCGCGGTAGGTGTAGTACTTGTCGTTGTCGACCTGCTCCATCGCGTTGAGCGCCTCCAGGCCCTGCGTCGCGACCGCGATGCGCTTGGAGCCGGGCAGGTCGGGCTTGTTCGGGTCGCCGTACGGGACGTCCGGTGGCCGGCTCATCGGCGCGTCGGTCGGGTCGCCCGCCGCGACCGGGTAACCGTCGGCGCCGACCTGGATGCCCGCGGTGGCGCGCGGGTCGACCGACGTCACCGGGTTGTACGAGCCGCCGGCGAGGACGCCGATGGCGATCGTTCCCTTGACGGCGCCGGACTCGGGGTCCTGCAGCATGCCGAAGCCCATGTGGGTGTCGATGGTCTGCCAGCCCTCGTCCAGACCGCCGACGTCGTTGGCGAGGTAGCCGTGACCGTAGGACGTCTCGGTCTCGCCGTCGACGAGCATTCTCGGGGTGGCGATCGGATACCAGCGTCCGTCGGGTCCCTGCATGAAGCCGCCGCCGTCGTAGTAGCAGGCGGCCGACCCCAGGGCGGCTTCCCACTCGGCCTGGGTGCCCGCGCGGGTCTTGCCCTCGATCGTCCAGTCCTCGTTCCACCTGGGCGCGACGCCGTCCTCGTGTGCAGCGAGGTACGCCTCGCCCGCCGCGTCGAGGATCCCCGGTGTGGCCGCCGTGGTCAGGACGGGCATCGGGTCGTCCATCAGCGCGTTCAGCCGCTCGATCAGCGCGGCGTCGGCGGTGTCGACCAGGCCGAGGATCTCCTTCAACTCCGCCTGGTACGACGCCTCGGGTCCGTCCGCACCCGACATCACGCCGGTGTGGCCGCTGATGGTGCCGTTGTCACCGACGTGGAACTGGCTCGGCAGGCTCAGCTTGAAGGTGTCGTACCGGCCCGCGGCGTAGCGCAGCGCCATGCCGAACGTCTCCAGTGCCCCGTCGATCTGGCGCAGCCGGATGCCCGCGGTCTCCTGCGCGCGCTCGTGCACGCGGACGACGGTCGACGCCTCCGGTTGCCCCGTGCCGTCCCAGATCCCGCCCGAGGTGATCGGGAGGAACACCGACTCGCGGAAGTCGCCGCGCGACCGGTCGATCTCGCCCGCCGCCTTGACCGCATGGTCCGCGGCCGCCGCGGCCGCGTCGATCACGGCATGCAGGTTGTCCAGCATCGCCACCGTGGCCGCCATGTCACTGGGCTCCCGTCACCCAGGCGGTCCCCGTCTCGGGGAGGTTCACCTTGACCGTGCCGTCGAACGCCGACCCGGGGTTCTGGGGATCGAAGGCGGGTGTCGACTTCCCGTCGGCCCGCTCGATGGTGTAGCCGCTCGACTTCAGCTTGTTGCCGATCTCCCTGGTCGTCCCGGCGCAGGACCGCATGAAGTCGGTCCAGCTGCGTCCGACGGACGCGAGCACGGCCGAGCTGTCCAGCCCGGTGAACGCCATCGCATCGGTCTCGAGGGACGCGACCTGACCCACCGCCGCGTCCGCGCCGTCCGCCGCACCCCAGGCACCGTCGCCACAGGCGAGCACCGCCGGAACGTTCATGGTCACCGATGACATCTGCTGACCCCCTCGTGAAGAACCTCGACTGTCTCGAGGAGACACCGCGGCACTTGCGCAGCGATTGCGGAGGGGTTGCGCGCGGAGCGGGGCGGTCAGGCGCGGACGGCGAGGGAGAGCGCGAAGTCGCCGTCGGGGTCGGTCCACCACGCGACGCGGCGCAGGCCGCTCGCGGCGAGCTCGGTCTCCAGGCCGTCCGGGCGGAACTTCGCGGAGATCTCCGTGCGGATGTGCTCGCCGTCGTCGAACGACACGTCCAGCCCGAGCGTGCGTACGTGGACCCGCTGGGCGCCGGTGGCGCGCAGGCGCATCTCGATCCACTCGTTCTCGGGATCCCAGTGGGCGACGTGGGCGAACGCGTCGGGGACGAAGTCGGCGTCGAGCTCGCGGTTGACCACGTGGAGCACGTTGCGGTTGAACTCGGCGGTGACGCCCGCGGCGTCGTCGTACGCGGCGACGAGCCTGTCGGGGTCCTTGACCAGGTCGGTGC
Proteins encoded in this region:
- a CDS encoding ornithine cyclodeaminase family protein, whose amino-acid sequence is MRVLGADEVARLLTFDALVPALREAFTREVKAPLRHQHTAGAPGTDARLLLMPAWSDRYIGVKLVNVFPHNGDLDLPAVSPVYVLSSATTGEQYAVIDGAELTRRRTAAASALAASYLAREDASRLLVVGAGQVARVVPHAYRAVRPIERVLVWNRTVARADALADDLRADGFDAERADDLEAAVHAVDVVSCATLAAEPLVRGDWLDPGVHLDLIGSFAPYLRETDDTALHRATVFVDTDDALAESGDLIEPLASGALSRDQIAATLHDLTAGRHAGRAYASEITLFKSVGTAIEDLAAGALAYESSRQQS
- a CDS encoding TetR family transcriptional regulator, which translates into the protein MSRVRAGSAATAVEVPAGLVDAAIDAARRRGADVADVPLTALAEAAGISRSTLLRRLGGSRRTLDDAVRAAGVDPGGRPPVRTRAVDAGARLISAHGLGGATLESVAEAAECSLHGLYVTFGGRDGLLTAIYERYSPILDLEVLTGDPEAALDATVRDIYRVIVRAFSQEPRVMPALLADLFGRPGGPAGRVFDQYFPRMLGSVGGWLEAEVRAGRVRPLPLPLLIQQLIGPIAVHMVFRPVLEPQLWPDLPDVDDACKVFAETFLRAVAV